Proteins encoded by one window of Arachis ipaensis cultivar K30076 chromosome B04, Araip1.1, whole genome shotgun sequence:
- the LOC107639536 gene encoding high mobility group B protein 1, with product MTKGKGTVRIPKEVLKAVDDRKVGKRKAAAKPDKSSARSKKAKKDPNKPKRPPSAFFVFLEEFRKTFKAENPHVKAVSAVGKAGGEKWKSMSPAEKATYEAKAQKRKAEYEKQMNAYNKKQPSSADDGDEESDKSKSEVHDDEEEGSAEEDHQEEDDDDDDDEEEEEDDDDDD from the exons ATGACGAAGGGCAAGGGGACCGTGAGGATCCCAAAGGAAGTGTTGAAGGCTGTCGATGACCG AAAGGTAGGAAAGCGAAAAGCCGCTGCCAAGCCTGACAAGAGTAGCGCACGGTCAAAGAAGGCAAAGAAAGATCCCAACAAACCCAAAAGGCCACCAAGTGCTTTCTTTGTGTTCCT TGAGGAGTTCAGAAAGACGTTCAAGGCAGAAAATCCTCATGTGAAGGCTGTATCAGCT GTTGGTAAAGCTGGAGGAGAAAAATGGAAGTCCATGAGTCCAGCT GAAAAAGCTACATATGAAGCCAAGGCTCAAAAAAGGAAGGCTGAATATGAAAAACAAATGAATGCTTATAATAAAAAGCAG CCAAGTTCAGCAGATGATGGAGATGAGGAATCAGACAAGTCCAAATCTGAAGTGCATGATGACGAGGAAGAAGGCAGTGCAGAG GAGGACCATCAAGAGGAGGATGACGATGACGATGACGacgaggaggaagaggaggatgacgacgacgacgactGA
- the LOC107639538 gene encoding probable pyridoxal 5'-phosphate synthase subunit PDX2 — protein sequence MTLVGVLALQGSFNEHIAVLRRLGVKGVEIRKPEQLQNVTSLIIPGGESTTMAKLAEYHNLFPSLREFVKMGRPVWGTCAGLIFLADKATGQKTGGQQLVGGLDCTVHRNFFGSQIQSFEAEVLAPEVASKEGGPETFRGVFIRAPAILEAGPEVQVLADYPVPSNISTSPYSSGEEQKENVEQSKVIVAVRQRNILATAFHPELTADTRWHSYFLKMAKEIAETSNSQLQLQVNINYSQKQLNELPIFQ from the exons ATGACCCTCGTTGGGGTCTTAGCTTTACAGGGATCTTTCAACGAACACATAGCAG TTCTTAGGAGGTTAGGGGTGAAAGGTGTGGAGATTAGGAAGCCAGAGCAGCTTCAAAATGTTACTTCCCTCATCATACCTGGTGGAGAAAGCACCACCATGGCCAAGCTTGCTGAGTACCATAACCTG TTTCCTTCACTTCGAGAGTTTGTGAAAATGGGAAGGCCTGTTTGGGGAACCTGTGCAGGGCTCATATTCTTGGCTGATAAAGCTACAG GACAGAAGACTGGTGGACAACAACTGGTTGGTGGACTTGATTGTACTGTCCATAGAAATTTCTTTGGCAGCCAG ATTCAAAGCTTTGAAGCTGAGGTTTTAGCACCAGAGGTTGCATCAAAAGAAGGCGGTCCTGAAACATTTCGTGGAGTTTTCATTCGTGCTCCAGCAATCCTTGAAGCTGGGCCAGAAGTTCAAGTTCTGGCTGATTATCCTGTCCCTTCTAACATATCAACAAGTCCCTATTCCTCTGGTGAAGAGCAAAAG GAGAATGTTGAACAAAGTAAAGTTATAGTTGCTGTCAGACAACGGAACATACTAGCCACTGCTTTCCATCCTGAATTGACAGCAGATACTCGCTG GCATAGTTATTTCTTAAAGATGGCAAAAGAGATTGCAGAGACTTCAAATAGCCAGCTCCAACTCCAAGTTAATATAAATTATAGCCAAAAGCAGCTGAATGAACTTCCAATCTTCCAATAA